The Candidatus Hydrogenedentota bacterium sequence CGCCGCTTCGGGATCGTAGACGACGCGATAGCCCGCCATGAGCACATCGCGGCACATCCCTTGGTCTTCCGCGAGTACGACGGTTTCGTTGTAGGGAAACCGCTGCCACAATTCGCGGCGAACCGCGCTGTTGGCGTTCGAGAAGCGGAACAGGCCGGGATGGATGCTGCCGGCGGCGGCCAAGTCGCGTACAAAACCTTCCGCCGGATACTCATGTTCCAGGGCGTGGCGGCGCATCGGTCCCATGCCTTCCGGGGGGATTTGCCGTCCATAAACGGCGCCGACTTTTGGATCGTCGAAATGCCGCACGAGGTTGTACAGCCAGCGGGGACCCGTGGGCGCGGCGTCGCCGCTCAGAAAAACGATGACATCGTTTTTCGCGCGTCTGGCGGCGAGATTGCGCGTGCGGCCGTGATGGAACTCTTCCGGCGGGATGACGATGGCCCCCACGCCCTGTTCGCGCATGAACTCGATGGTGCCGTCTGTCGAGCCGCTGTCCACGTAGATGTATTCGACAGGGGCGTCGAATTCCTGTGACAGGATCGTGGGAAATATTCGTTCGATGTTTTTCCGCTCGTTTTTCATCACGAGAACAAGCGAAACGCTGGAAGCCATGGTTGGGAAGATCCTATGATCCGGAGGCGGCGATGCGATTGATGGAGGCTTCGACATCGGCAATGCGATCCGACATCTCTCTGGCGCGGTCTGGACGTCCGGTCGCCGCGAAACACTGGCGGAGATGTTCAAGCAGATATAGATCGTTCGGATAACCCTGCAGGGCCTCTTCATAATACGGGATCGCTTCGGCGTGTTTTCCTGCGCGGAAACAGGCTTCGGCCACGAATCGGGCCATTGCCGGCGAACGGTATCCCTCGTCCATGGCCTGCCGTCCGAATGCCGCCGCCTCATCGTTCCGGCCCAGTTCGATTAGCGCCCAGACCTTGTTGAGCCGGGGTCCCGCCGCGGAACTGTTGCGGGCAAAGGCGCGGTCGTATTCCACGATAGCCTTGTCCCATTGCTTGAGGCGATAATGGATATCGCCCGCCACCTCGTATGGGGCCGGTTCATGTCGGGCTTTCCGTTTGGCTTCCTCGGTTTGGGCGAGCGCCCGCGGAAAATCGTTTTTCTCGACGAAATCCGCAGCGAATCCCAAGTAGGTGCGGTAGTCGTTGGCGCGTAAAATTTGGCCATGCCGGGCCAGCCACGCGGTCAATCCCTCCGCGGCCAGAAATCCCGCCGCAATCAGCACGGCCCATGCCACAAGCACTTTTCGGGTTGTCGCCGCCGGAATCACTGGCATCTATTGTGCGCCTTTTCCGCTAAGCACGATCCGAATCGTGGATATGAGAATCCGGAGATCCGTCATGAGGGAAAGCGTATTGATATATACGAGGTCGTACAACAGGCGATCTTCCGCCTCCGAAAAATACGTGCCGAGCACGTGCGACAGGCACGTCAGCCCGGGGCGCACGGCCAGTCGTTGATCGATTAGCGGCAACGCGGCACGATTCGTTTCGTAAAATTCACGCCACGCCGGACGTGGTCCGATCAGACTCATGTCGCCACGTAAAACATTGAACAATTGCGGGATTTCATCTATACGGTGCTTGCGAATGAAGCGTCCGACAGGCGTAATCCGCGGATCATTTTCCGTCGCAAGCACGTGCCCCGCGTCATTTCGGAGTTCCGGACCCGCCGTCATGGAACGGAATTTATAGATGCGAAAGGGCTTTCCGCCCCGCCCCAGTCGTTCCTGAACGTACAGAATCGGACCGGGCGAGGTCAGTTTGATGGCCAGCGCCGTAACCATGCAAATCGGCAGGGCCGCGAGAAGGCCTGTCGCCGCCGCCGTGAGATCAATCAGGCGTTTCAAGTACAGGTAGGGCGACGCGGCCTGTTGCGACGCCACTTCGATCAAAGGAATGCCGGCGATCGCCTGGAGATGATGGCGCTGAAACAGCATCACGTCACGCAAGGTGGGATGCAGGAAGGTTCGCCGGCAATGTTCCCGGCAAAATTCGATGATCTCGTCGAGTTGTCCGTGGCTGTGTTCTTCGAGTGCGATGATGGCGTCTTCCACGGGCATGAAATTCGGGTTGGATTCTTCTTTGCGACGCCGTACTTTTTCCTTGAGCGCATCAAGCGTGACGAATTGCGCCTCGATGCGGCCGCCGGAACGATTGTTTGCGATGGCCTTGGCGATGCGCTCCGCATTGATTGGGCTTCCCAGAATGAAGAAATACCGATGCATCGTTTGAAATCGCGCGACGACGGATGCGGCATAATAGCGCCAGCAGGCAATTAACACGGCGCCGAGTCCGGCGCTGACGACCAGTTCGCGGCGGGAAATCGTGCGATACTCGGCCGTCAAGACCGAAGTTAGCGCGAAAGAGACCAAGCCGGCGATAGCCGCCGCCAGCACGGCATAATACACTGCATCAAAACGATCCGTGATGCACGAGGTGCGATAACTGCCGGCCATAATCATGGCGGCCGCCAGGATAATCAGGCAAATGAGCCTGTCGCGGTGAAGGGCGAGGAAATCAATCTGCGCCAGGGTGTCCCACCGCGTCAAGGTGGCCAGACTCAGCGCCAACCAATACATCAGCATATCCGTAAGGAAATACAGCAACTGGATTTGCCGTTCCTCGCGAAATACCCATGCGGTCCGATCCACCGATCGCGCCGATTCGCCTAGAACAAGTCCCGTCAACGTGCACACCTCACAGAAATACGCATGCGAAAAGTTGCCTTGTCACCCAAAGAGAGTTCGATTTGCTGGGGACAATTTTACCTTCCCCGCAATGCTAACAGATTGAACCCAATTTTGGCAAGTAATTACCGGCTGTTTTCGTCGGGAAAGACCGCAACCGGTAGCCGGTTGGATTGGATATGCAAGGAGAGTGACAGGGGAGACATGTGCGGTAAACCCTTCGTCTCCATTTCACAGTGTAGTTTCTTTGTCTGCAACTTCTGTGTGTGAAACACGGAAGTTGCGGACAAAGAAATCATGCCCTTGATCGATGTATTGTGGCTGAGCAGCCTTAGGTGTTTTCCTTACGTAGGCCAAGGCGATCCCATTGTCTGTGTCTTTATTGGCACGACCGGGAAAATAGGGTCTCTTGATTGTGACTTTCAGACGGAAAAACGACTATCTGCTCGTTTGGGCATGACGTTTTTATTCAAACGATGAGACGAAAAAGCGTCAACAGTTCGCTTCCAAGGGGTAGATGCGGCATCCATGCCGGGATACTTGCGTGCTGATTGATGTTTCTGAAGCCTTGCGCCGAGAAGATGATTTATGAAAAAATCGTTGTGCGGTGACGAGATGGTGTTGTAGTACGCCAAAATTTCTGTTCATTCTTTCGACGGGCGCCATACCGGAGTCGTGAACGCGGAGGTTTGACTGGTGGCAACAAACGTCACGGAATTCAATGCCTTGATTGTGGGCAGTGATGCCCAAACCCTTTTGCGAGTGCGGGAACATCTCCAGCGCGCGGGCTTTCGCGTGTTTGCAGCCGACAACGGGTGGGATGCACTCAAGAACGTCAAAGAAACGCCGCCCGATATCGTGGTGTCGGAAATTGCCATGCCGGACATGGACGGATGCAGTCTGCGCGAACGGTTCATGCTTGATCCGGGGATACGCGATATCCCGTTCATTTTCCTCACGGAGGACGGCGGGGCGGAACGTCAGATTCGGGCGCTTCGCGCGGGTGTGGATGACTATATTGTCAAACCGTGCGATCCCATTGTGATCGTGGCGCGGGTCGAGGCCGTTTTGTCCCGGCGGCGCACCTACGAGGAACTGGTGCGCGTGGATCCCTTGACGCGCCTGCTCAACCGTCCGAGCGTGGAGATGGAAGTGCGCGAAGATCTGGCACGGCTGATTCGATACCGGCACATCGCTTGTCTGGCGGCCTTGGATGTGGACGATCTGGCGGCCATCAACAAGGAACACGGGCATCCCATGGGCGATCTGATGTTGACCTGTCTGGGGGGCATCATTCTATCCAATGTCCGCAGCGTGGATATTGCTGGACGCCTTCGCGGCGAGGAATTTGTGCTGTATTTGCCCGAAACGGCCGCCGAAGGCGCCAAGACGCTTCTTTTGCGCATCCTCGATCGCTTCGTGGCCTCCGCCGATGCCATTGCCGGCATTACGACGAGTTTCACCGCCGGCATTGTCGAGGCGCCGTCCGGCGGGCAAGACTGGCCCAGCCTGTATGCGCGGGCCATGAAGGCGCTTCGGGACGCCAAAGCGCGGGGACGAGGTGAAATTGTCGTGGCGGAAATGGCCGAATCGGCTGTCTGACGGGGATTGGCATTCCGGCAGGACAACCGGCGCGGCCTTGACGACCGATTCACGTGTTGTCGGGCCGAACATGGAGGAATACAATGCGCATTGCCTTGGATGTCGGCCCGATTACGGCCATGCGCACCGGGGTTGGGAATTACTGCCATTACCTATTGAAGCATCTTCTTGCGCTGGGGACCGGTGACGTCTTTCTTGGATTTTCGTCCGGATCGGTCCGGGTCGAATTAGGCGCCATGGCGCACAAGGTACGGTGTCGTCATTTCCCATTACCGACACGCGTAGTCTACCGATTGTGGGACCATCTGGCTTGGCCGAAGGTGGACACATGGCTCGGCGGCGCGGATATCTACCATGCGACGAATTACTTCCTCGCCCCGACGCAATCGGCGCGGCGTGTGGTGACGATTCACGATCTCGCCTTCATGGCCGCGCCCGAATTGTGCAGTCCGAAAATCAGCGGCCTGTTCGCGAGGCATGTCGGGCGTTTCATCCAGGAAGCGGATGCGGTCATCGCGTGTTCGGAATCCACGAAAGCCGATATATTGAAATTCTGCCCGGTGGATGCGTCGAAGGTCAGGGTCGTGTACGAGGCGGTTGACGAGGACTTTTCGGCCATGGATCGCGACGAGGCCCGGCAACGGGTGCAGGCACAGTTTGCATTGGCGGAGCCGTATATCCTGTTTGTTGGGACTCTTGAACCCCGCAAAAACCTTCCCCTGCTGCTGAAGGCCTTCGCGCGGATTGCGAACGATGTGCCGCATGCGTTGGTTTTGGCGGGCGGCACGGGCTGGAATGCCGGGCCGATCTTCGAAACCATCGAATTGCTGAAACTAGCAGACCGCGTCCGGCTTTTGGGATTTGTGCGGACGACAACCGATCTTTCGGCGCTCTATTCGGCCGCGGACGCCTTTGCGTTTCCATCCCGGTATGAAGGTTTTGGATTGCCCATTCTCGAAGCCATGACCTGCGGATGCCCTGTGGTCGCCGCGGACAATTCCTCGATTCCTGAAGTGGCGGGCGGCGCCGCTCTGTTGTGTCCGGCGGATGACGAGAAACCATTTGCGAAGGCCTTGCGCGCGGCGGTTTCCGACGAAGCCCTCCGTGCGCGGCTTTCCGACGCGGGCCGTGAACAGGCCAAGCGTTTTTCCTGGCGTCTTTGTGCGGAACAAACAATGGCCGTCTACAGGGAGGCCCTGTCCGCTTGAAGCCGTTTTCGTGTGAACGCCACGGCAAGGTTCACATCAACGGCGCGCCGAGAGCGGTTTCGTAGACCGCAATGATATTTTCGAGGGGGACGTCGTCCTGAAAGACGTGCGACGGCGCCAGAATCAGGCCGCCATCCTTGCCGACGATGTCTATCAGACGGCGGGTGGCTTCCCGGACGGTTTTCACCGGCGCGAAGGGCAGGAGATCTTGGGTGTCTATGCCGCCGTTGAAAGTGAGATGCGCCCCGAATTCGCGCTTGAGCTCTTCCGCGTCCATGCCGGCCGCCCGGGCCTGAATCGGATTCAACACGTCCACGCCGATATCAATCAGGTCCGGGATGATCGCGCGGACACTTCCGCAAGAATGGTACTTTACCTTGACACCGTGCGTTTTGCACATGGCGATAAAGGCGGCCATCCGCGGCTTGAGGAACCGTCTCCACATGTCCGGCGCCATGAGAAGACCGTCCTGGCCGCCGACATCGTCGTTGTATTCCATCATGTCCATGTGGCCGTTTGCGGCTTCGAGCACGCGGCGCGCGCGTTCCATCAGGTAGGCCTGCACGTGATCCATGACGGCCTCCGCGCGGGCCGGTTCGCAGGCCAGATCCGATAGAAATTCCCCAAAACCGCGAAGAAACCAGCTGATTTCGAAGATGCCGCGGCTGTGTCCGAGTATCCAATAGTCCGCATGGGCCTTGGCTGTCTCCTCGATGTGCGAATAATCCCACCAGTCCGGCGAAGGCCATGAATGCCGCTCGATATCGGCAACGGTTTCGGCCTTTTGCAAGGGGTTTAGGGCAAGGTCCATGTAGAATCCGCACGACGTTTGGTTGGGCCGAAATCCGACGCCCCAGATGTCGCAATGCACATCGCCGTTGACAATGGCGAGGGTCGGATCCGCATACGCGAGCGATTCGCATGGCCGCGCAAAGTCCGGTCCCACGCCGCGCAGATCCATCCCCAAC is a genomic window containing:
- a CDS encoding glycosyltransferase family 1 protein: MRIALDVGPITAMRTGVGNYCHYLLKHLLALGTGDVFLGFSSGSVRVELGAMAHKVRCRHFPLPTRVVYRLWDHLAWPKVDTWLGGADIYHATNYFLAPTQSARRVVTIHDLAFMAAPELCSPKISGLFARHVGRFIQEADAVIACSESTKADILKFCPVDASKVRVVYEAVDEDFSAMDRDEARQRVQAQFALAEPYILFVGTLEPRKNLPLLLKAFARIANDVPHALVLAGGTGWNAGPIFETIELLKLADRVRLLGFVRTTTDLSALYSAADAFAFPSRYEGFGLPILEAMTCGCPVVAADNSSIPEVAGGAALLCPADDEKPFAKALRAAVSDEALRARLSDAGREQAKRFSWRLCAEQTMAVYREALSA
- a CDS encoding diguanylate cyclase gives rise to the protein MATNVTEFNALIVGSDAQTLLRVREHLQRAGFRVFAADNGWDALKNVKETPPDIVVSEIAMPDMDGCSLRERFMLDPGIRDIPFIFLTEDGGAERQIRALRAGVDDYIVKPCDPIVIVARVEAVLSRRRTYEELVRVDPLTRLLNRPSVEMEVREDLARLIRYRHIACLAALDVDDLAAINKEHGHPMGDLMLTCLGGIILSNVRSVDIAGRLRGEEFVLYLPETAAEGAKTLLLRILDRFVASADAIAGITTSFTAGIVEAPSGGQDWPSLYARAMKALRDAKARGRGEIVVAEMAESAV
- a CDS encoding exopolysaccharide biosynthesis polyprenyl glycosylphosphotransferase, with product MTGLVLGESARSVDRTAWVFREERQIQLLYFLTDMLMYWLALSLATLTRWDTLAQIDFLALHRDRLICLIILAAAMIMAGSYRTSCITDRFDAVYYAVLAAAIAGLVSFALTSVLTAEYRTISRRELVVSAGLGAVLIACWRYYAASVVARFQTMHRYFFILGSPINAERIAKAIANNRSGGRIEAQFVTLDALKEKVRRRKEESNPNFMPVEDAIIALEEHSHGQLDEIIEFCREHCRRTFLHPTLRDVMLFQRHHLQAIAGIPLIEVASQQAASPYLYLKRLIDLTAAATGLLAALPICMVTALAIKLTSPGPILYVQERLGRGGKPFRIYKFRSMTAGPELRNDAGHVLATENDPRITPVGRFIRKHRIDEIPQLFNVLRGDMSLIGPRPAWREFYETNRAALPLIDQRLAVRPGLTCLSHVLGTYFSEAEDRLLYDLVYINTLSLMTDLRILISTIRIVLSGKGAQ
- a CDS encoding glycosyltransferase, which produces MASSVSLVLVMKNERKNIERIFPTILSQEFDAPVEYIYVDSGSTDGTIEFMREQGVGAIVIPPEEFHHGRTRNLAARRAKNDVIVFLSGDAAPTGPRWLYNLVRHFDDPKVGAVYGRQIPPEGMGPMRRHALEHEYPAEGFVRDLAAAGSIHPGLFRFSNANSAVRRELWQRFPYNETVVLAEDQGMCRDVLMAGYRVVYDPEAAVVHGHERNLRGEFQFAFENGLSLTRMGILRNPAIGGEFGYGLRRVRDDVRHFISKGRYGCALQSLCVNAAKWIGVQLGKRGDELPRAWVRRISPKARP
- a CDS encoding tetratricopeptide repeat protein — its product is MPVIPAATTRKVLVAWAVLIAAGFLAAEGLTAWLARHGQILRANDYRTYLGFAADFVEKNDFPRALAQTEEAKRKARHEPAPYEVAGDIHYRLKQWDKAIVEYDRAFARNSSAAGPRLNKVWALIELGRNDEAAAFGRQAMDEGYRSPAMARFVAEACFRAGKHAEAIPYYEEALQGYPNDLYLLEHLRQCFAATGRPDRAREMSDRIADVEASINRIAASGS
- a CDS encoding uroporphyrinogen decarboxylase family protein — encoded protein: MTAKERVRTAITHRQPDRTALDFSARGEVIEKLRQRLGLSGHASVEDRLGMDLRGVGPDFARPCESLAYADPTLAIVNGDVHCDIWGVGFRPNQTSCGFYMDLALNPLQKAETVADIERHSWPSPDWWDYSHIEETAKAHADYWILGHSRGIFEISWFLRGFGEFLSDLACEPARAEAVMDHVQAYLMERARRVLEAANGHMDMMEYNDDVGGQDGLLMAPDMWRRFLKPRMAAFIAMCKTHGVKVKYHSCGSVRAIIPDLIDIGVDVLNPIQARAAGMDAEELKREFGAHLTFNGGIDTQDLLPFAPVKTVREATRRLIDIVGKDGGLILAPSHVFQDDVPLENIIAVYETALGAPLM